The Edaphobacter sp. 12200R-103 genome contains a region encoding:
- a CDS encoding Rne/Rng family ribonuclease, whose translation MSKEIYISSTPHETRLAIVENDALSEIYYERENEYTLAGSIYNGRVTRVLPGMQSSFVDIGLERDAFLYITDFMEEAGDSADFDSDGGQRGGRRDRGSRDQGGSSDGEASAAEEPTRGGRGRRRDRDRNRQELPHQAPSQQPTASDEYASEDGYAAESLEAPEELTSENGESIGEGAPGADGSRRWRGRRGRRRGRGRQNAAEPANDLSPEVAPEEPSYDFEATAEPVPAEAEAPVETEPQSTGREERTGYGDRDRGRGRRDRRTPRGFAPKSSLYGLEEASGPSESEGESQPIIVLPGESLSKYRTGGEPAEQAQNKTTPAVAAPTAPGYEIPAGWDGGFVLPGESLSRHRKQTAPAPVESEKAHAAEAAAEELPVSAVSLSSEEKTEPVEYEPTEASVSYRVDPVPPSEFRHSPSAEEEAPALEEAAAAHTELPHAEIEEVEHLDEPVAPLIVEATDESVSEIQTPVTAETAASHEVTSIHATGEMVSPAPVSDPVEEEAEHQAFEAGAGEVVEEEIFDEEEGSDAAILHASSIEELDDLDEEETLEGAADLGTMIREMSIDEITSAGVEDDEDDFEEEDAIDDSSFSTQYVAVEESEDDLAQDEFAEEGEPVALSEEEAAPAQDGQERGRDFERRRGRRDRRGRERRPTGGGEHERGGRSRGRSSMQATDMPAITELLKPGQEILVQIAKEPIAKKGARITSHIALPGRFLVFMPTVNHTGVSRKIESDGERRRLKEILLSEKGNAPGGFIVRTAAAGATEDELRSDLRFLLNLWADIKQRSESSKSPALIYHDLNLVERILRDQVTDNFSAIWVDTETEYERVLRFLQRFQPSLIRRVKLYTKETPLFEQFGIGEEINKALRSKVWLKSGGSIVINQTEALVAIDINTGKYVGKTARLEDTIVKTNLDAIPEIVRQIRLRDLGGIIIIDFIDMDERKNRNRVMGALEEELKKDRAPSKILQFNDFGLVAITRKRVKQSLERTLSTPCNICTGTGMVKSPVTVCNDIYIEMRKMAKHLDRGDVMLRVHPDVVKQLKSSTKWLQEMEEMVGKTILVKSDPSLHPEQFDIH comes from the coding sequence ATGTCGAAAGAGATTTACATTTCAAGCACGCCGCACGAGACGCGGCTTGCCATCGTCGAAAACGACGCCCTCTCAGAGATTTATTACGAGCGCGAGAATGAATACACTCTCGCCGGATCGATCTATAACGGTCGAGTCACCAGGGTATTGCCGGGCATGCAGTCCAGCTTTGTGGACATCGGCCTCGAACGCGACGCTTTCCTCTACATCACCGACTTTATGGAAGAGGCTGGCGACTCGGCTGACTTCGACAGCGACGGCGGTCAGCGCGGTGGAAGGCGTGATCGCGGAAGCCGAGATCAAGGCGGTTCCAGTGATGGAGAGGCCTCCGCGGCGGAGGAACCGACCCGTGGTGGAAGAGGACGCCGTCGCGATCGCGATCGCAACCGCCAGGAGCTGCCGCATCAGGCCCCATCGCAGCAACCCACCGCCTCCGACGAATACGCCTCCGAAGATGGATATGCGGCGGAGTCCCTGGAGGCTCCTGAAGAGCTGACCTCCGAAAATGGAGAGAGCATCGGCGAAGGCGCTCCCGGAGCCGATGGCAGCCGACGCTGGAGAGGCCGTCGTGGCCGCCGTCGCGGAAGAGGCCGTCAGAATGCCGCTGAGCCGGCAAACGATCTCTCGCCCGAGGTCGCTCCGGAAGAGCCCTCCTACGACTTTGAAGCCACCGCGGAACCCGTTCCGGCTGAAGCCGAGGCGCCTGTGGAAACAGAGCCGCAAAGCACCGGCCGCGAAGAGCGGACGGGCTATGGCGATCGTGACCGTGGACGTGGCCGCCGCGACCGTCGCACTCCCCGGGGATTTGCCCCGAAGAGCTCGCTTTATGGTTTGGAAGAAGCCTCCGGACCTTCTGAGTCCGAAGGTGAATCGCAGCCGATAATCGTGCTCCCGGGGGAATCGCTCTCCAAGTACCGGACCGGCGGCGAGCCGGCGGAACAAGCACAGAATAAGACGACACCTGCCGTCGCAGCCCCTACCGCTCCCGGCTATGAGATTCCGGCCGGATGGGACGGCGGATTTGTGCTGCCGGGTGAATCGCTCTCGCGCCATCGTAAACAGACGGCCCCTGCTCCTGTAGAGTCGGAGAAGGCTCATGCTGCAGAGGCAGCCGCTGAGGAACTGCCTGTCTCCGCCGTTTCTCTCTCTTCTGAGGAGAAGACCGAGCCGGTGGAGTACGAGCCCACGGAAGCTTCGGTCTCCTACCGCGTCGATCCGGTGCCTCCCAGCGAGTTTCGCCACAGCCCTTCCGCAGAAGAAGAAGCACCTGCGCTGGAGGAGGCAGCAGCGGCCCACACTGAGTTGCCACACGCGGAGATCGAGGAAGTCGAGCATCTCGACGAGCCCGTAGCTCCGCTGATCGTCGAAGCCACGGACGAGTCCGTCAGTGAGATTCAGACTCCGGTTACAGCGGAGACCGCAGCCTCGCACGAGGTCACCTCCATTCATGCCACAGGCGAGATGGTCTCGCCAGCTCCTGTCTCCGATCCCGTCGAGGAGGAAGCAGAGCACCAGGCCTTTGAAGCCGGCGCCGGTGAAGTCGTCGAAGAGGAGATCTTCGACGAAGAGGAAGGCTCGGATGCGGCCATACTTCATGCCTCCTCCATCGAAGAGCTCGACGATTTGGATGAAGAAGAGACGCTCGAAGGAGCTGCCGACCTTGGCACGATGATCCGCGAGATGTCTATCGATGAGATCACCAGCGCCGGCGTTGAAGATGACGAAGACGACTTCGAGGAAGAGGACGCCATCGATGACAGCTCTTTCAGCACGCAGTATGTAGCCGTCGAAGAGAGCGAAGACGATCTCGCGCAGGATGAGTTCGCCGAAGAGGGGGAGCCTGTTGCCCTGTCCGAGGAAGAGGCCGCTCCTGCGCAGGATGGACAGGAACGGGGCCGTGACTTCGAGCGCCGCCGTGGACGTCGCGACCGCCGCGGACGCGAGCGTCGCCCCACCGGCGGCGGAGAGCACGAGAGAGGTGGACGCAGTCGCGGGCGCAGCTCCATGCAGGCGACCGATATGCCCGCAATCACCGAGCTTCTCAAGCCCGGACAGGAGATCCTGGTCCAGATCGCGAAAGAGCCGATTGCGAAGAAGGGCGCGCGCATCACCTCGCACATCGCTCTTCCGGGACGCTTCCTGGTCTTCATGCCGACGGTCAATCACACCGGTGTCTCCCGCAAGATCGAATCGGACGGCGAACGCCGCCGTCTCAAGGAGATTCTGCTGAGCGAGAAGGGAAATGCCCCCGGCGGCTTCATCGTTCGCACGGCTGCGGCGGGAGCCACCGAGGATGAGCTTCGCTCCGATCTTCGTTTCCTGCTCAATCTCTGGGCCGATATTAAGCAGCGTTCGGAGTCATCAAAATCTCCCGCACTCATCTATCACGATCTCAACCTTGTCGAGCGCATCCTGCGCGACCAGGTCACCGACAACTTCTCAGCCATCTGGGTCGACACCGAAACCGAATACGAGCGTGTCCTCCGCTTCCTGCAGCGTTTCCAGCCAAGCCTGATTCGCCGCGTAAAGCTTTACACCAAGGAGACGCCGCTCTTTGAACAGTTCGGCATCGGCGAAGAGATCAACAAGGCTCTTCGCTCAAAGGTCTGGCTCAAATCCGGCGGCTCCATCGTCATCAACCAGACGGAAGCCCTGGTCGCAATCGACATCAACACCGGCAAGTATGTGGGCAAGACGGCGCGTCTTGAGGACACCATCGTCAAGACCAACCTCGACGCCATCCCTGAGATCGTGCGCCAGATTCGCCTGCGCGACCTGGGCGGCATCATCATCATCGACTTCATCGATATGGATGAGCGCAAGAACCGCAATCGCGTGATGGGGGCGCTTGAAGAGGAACTCAAGAAGGATCGCGCTCCTTCGAAGATTCTCCAGTTTAACGATTTCGGGCTGGTCGCCATCACCCGCAAGCGCGTCAAGCAATCGCTGGAACGCACGCTCTCGACACCTTGCAACATCTGCACGGGAACTG